A region of Beijerinckia sp. 28-YEA-48 DNA encodes the following proteins:
- a CDS encoding Hsp20 family protein produces MSRLPTLNSPFLLGFDDIERALDRVSRTAADGYPPYNIERLAKSDNYPERLRITLAVAGFTQDQLEVTLEEQQLVIRGRQTEDKERVYLHRGIAARQFQRAFLLAEGMQVLGADLKNGLLSVDLARPQPERIVQKINIAARD; encoded by the coding sequence ATGTCCAGGTTACCCACATTGAATTCCCCCTTCCTGCTCGGCTTCGATGACATCGAGCGGGCGCTCGATCGGGTGTCGAGAACCGCCGCTGACGGTTATCCGCCCTACAATATCGAGCGCCTCGCCAAGAGCGATAATTATCCTGAACGGCTACGGATCACTTTGGCCGTTGCGGGGTTTACCCAAGACCAGCTGGAAGTGACGCTGGAAGAGCAGCAGCTCGTCATTCGCGGCAGGCAGACCGAAGACAAGGAACGGGTCTACCTGCATCGCGGCATCGCCGCCCGCCAGTTCCAACGTGCCTTTCTGCTTGCGGAAGGCATGCAGGTCTTGGGAGCGGATTTGAAGAACGGTCTTTTGTCCGTTGATCTCGCCCGGCCACAACCGGAACGGATCGTGCAGAAGATCAACATTGCGGCGCGGGATTGA
- a CDS encoding lipo-like protein, translated as MLEKIGRWIASYLTQPAKGFMPLTTGNPDAFVRTLRPGDVVLIEGNTRVATAIKYLTQSTWSHACLYVGPIPGRTEADGEPHAMIEADMDLGVISIPVSKYAGAHTRICRPVGVSMSDVERVCEFGRSRIGYAYDLSNFIDLFRYFMPMPPVPTRLRRRLLAFGAGSPTRAICSTLIAEAYYSIGYPILPAIGAAEAAAAAAGEDSPKAERNREILHIQNRSLFTPRDFDISPYFAVIKPTLETGFDFHRFILEEEAPRWISS; from the coding sequence ATGCTCGAGAAGATCGGGCGATGGATTGCCAGCTATCTCACCCAACCGGCGAAAGGTTTCATGCCGCTGACCACCGGCAATCCCGACGCCTTTGTCCGCACGCTGCGGCCCGGCGACGTGGTGCTGATCGAGGGCAATACGCGCGTCGCCACGGCGATCAAATATCTGACCCAGTCGACCTGGTCGCATGCCTGCCTCTATGTCGGCCCGATCCCGGGCCGCACCGAGGCCGACGGCGAACCCCATGCGATGATCGAAGCCGATATGGACCTGGGCGTCATCTCGATCCCGGTGTCGAAATATGCCGGCGCCCACACCCGGATCTGCCGGCCGGTCGGCGTCAGCATGAGCGATGTGGAGCGCGTCTGCGAATTCGGCCGCTCACGCATCGGTTACGCTTACGATCTCAGCAATTTCATCGATTTGTTTCGATATTTCATGCCCATGCCGCCGGTGCCGACCCGGCTGCGGCGCCGCCTTCTGGCCTTCGGGGCCGGTTCGCCGACCCGGGCCATTTGTTCGACCTTGATCGCCGAGGCCTATTATTCGATCGGTTATCCGATCCTGCCGGCGATCGGGGCGGCCGAGGCGGCGGCTGCCGCCGCTGGCGAGGATTCGCCTAAGGCCGAACGCAATCGTGAAATCCTGCATATCCAGAACCGTTCCCTGTTCACCCCCAGGGATTTCGATATTTCCCCTTATTTCGCAGTGATTAAGCCGACACTCGAGACAGGATTCGATTTTCACCGATTTATTCTGGAGGAAGAAGCGCCGCGCTGGATTTCATCTTGA
- a CDS encoding class I SAM-dependent methyltransferase has protein sequence MFPFLKEGLLPELTALEQKQEQRFAELRQRIATLDDRALELATQIAAGDQQVVQTIHNAVERTTTDRKPNITPLAMVLQEIAILRWNVKLLGAAMARELYDAAAAGPLAPVPAEPSRVGLSSKLCRQADIESDWMRYWCGQLRLTPIYSRKIWELCFVLQALWEAGLLESGRSGLGFAVGAEPIPAFLAARGAQILATDLAPDDERSVAWTQTNQHAANLAQLYRAEFLDQTEFDRLCRFRSVDMNQIPADLDGQFDFCWSMCSFEHVGSIELGLQFVANSVKCLKPGGLAVHTTEYSFEAGDETIDNWPTVLFQERHIAELDKRLRKDGHELVAVDYNPGDRILDSFIDGPPYAFNPRPTLTFPETPHIRLSIGGFACTSIGLIIRAAR, from the coding sequence ATGTTTCCGTTCCTCAAAGAGGGACTCCTTCCAGAATTGACCGCTTTGGAACAGAAGCAGGAGCAGCGGTTCGCGGAATTGCGCCAGCGCATTGCCACGCTCGACGATCGAGCCTTGGAGTTGGCAACGCAGATAGCGGCAGGTGATCAGCAGGTCGTGCAAACGATTCACAATGCGGTCGAAAGAACGACGACCGATCGCAAACCGAACATCACCCCGTTGGCCATGGTGCTTCAAGAAATCGCCATTCTGCGCTGGAACGTGAAGTTGCTCGGTGCGGCTATGGCCAGGGAGCTTTACGACGCGGCCGCCGCGGGGCCGCTGGCGCCGGTTCCCGCCGAACCCTCACGGGTCGGCCTGTCGAGCAAATTATGCCGACAGGCTGATATCGAGTCCGATTGGATGCGATATTGGTGCGGTCAACTCAGGCTGACTCCGATTTACAGCCGGAAGATTTGGGAGCTTTGCTTTGTCCTCCAGGCGCTTTGGGAAGCGGGCCTGCTGGAGAGCGGGCGATCCGGTCTCGGCTTCGCTGTCGGCGCCGAACCAATCCCGGCGTTTCTCGCTGCGCGTGGCGCTCAGATATTGGCCACGGATCTGGCGCCTGACGATGAACGGTCGGTCGCATGGACGCAGACCAACCAGCATGCGGCCAATCTGGCGCAGCTCTACCGCGCGGAATTTCTAGATCAAACGGAGTTCGATCGGCTGTGTCGTTTCCGCTCCGTCGATATGAACCAGATTCCGGCCGACCTCGACGGACAGTTCGATTTTTGCTGGTCGATGTGCTCGTTCGAACATGTGGGATCGATCGAGCTCGGCCTGCAGTTCGTTGCCAATTCCGTGAAATGTCTGAAGCCAGGCGGCCTCGCGGTTCATACAACGGAATATAGCTTCGAGGCGGGCGATGAAACGATCGACAATTGGCCGACCGTCTTGTTTCAAGAGCGTCACATCGCGGAACTCGACAAACGGCTCCGTAAAGACGGTCACGAACTTGTCGCGGTGGATTACAATCCCGGCGACAGAATCCTTGATAGCTTCATCGACGGTCCGCCTTACGCCTTCAATCCCAGACCAACTCTCACCTTTCCCGAAACGCCGCACATCCGGCTTTCCATCGGTGGCTTCGCCTGCACGTCGATCGGGCTGATCATTCGCGCTGCCCGTTGA
- a CDS encoding D-glycerate dehydrogenase, whose product MAGRKALVVVTRKLPDSVETRMRELFDAQLNLGEGPMAPEAFAEALRTADVIVPAITDRIDAAMIEAAGPRLKLIANFGNGVDNIDVVAAAKRGITVTNTPGVLTDDTADMTMALILAVARRIVEGANIVPAGQWAGWSPTWMLGHRINGKRLGIVGMGRIGQALAKRARAFGLSVHYHNRRRVAPALEASLEATWWDSLDQMLARMDIVSVNCPHTPATFHLLSARRLKLMKPSAILVNTARGEIIDEKALIGMLETNALAGAGLDVFEHAPAVAPKLVRLAKAGKVTLLPHMGSATYEGRVEMGEKVIINVKAFLDGHKPPDRVLPSAL is encoded by the coding sequence ATGGCCGGCCGGAAAGCTCTCGTGGTTGTGACGCGGAAACTGCCGGATAGCGTCGAAACGCGCATGCGCGAACTGTTCGACGCACAGCTCAATCTCGGCGAAGGGCCCATGGCGCCAGAGGCTTTTGCCGAAGCGCTGCGCACCGCCGACGTGATCGTGCCGGCCATCACCGACCGCATCGATGCGGCGATGATCGAAGCGGCCGGGCCGCGTTTGAAGCTGATCGCCAACTTCGGCAATGGCGTCGACAATATCGATGTGGTGGCTGCGGCAAAACGCGGCATCACCGTCACCAACACGCCGGGCGTGCTCACCGACGACACGGCCGATATGACCATGGCGCTGATTCTCGCCGTCGCGCGCCGCATTGTCGAAGGCGCCAACATCGTGCCCGCTGGCCAATGGGCCGGCTGGTCGCCGACCTGGATGCTCGGTCATCGCATCAACGGCAAACGGCTCGGCATCGTCGGCATGGGCCGCATCGGCCAGGCCCTGGCCAAGCGGGCGCGCGCCTTCGGCCTGTCGGTGCATTATCACAACCGCCGCCGCGTCGCGCCGGCGCTCGAAGCCTCGCTCGAAGCCACCTGGTGGGATTCGCTGGATCAGATGCTGGCGCGCATGGACATCGTTTCTGTCAATTGTCCGCACACGCCGGCGACCTTTCATCTCCTGTCGGCACGCCGCCTCAAGCTGATGAAGCCGTCCGCCATTCTGGTGAACACGGCGCGTGGCGAGATCATCGACGAGAAAGCGCTGATCGGCATGCTCGAGACCAATGCGCTCGCCGGCGCCGGTCTCGATGTCTTCGAGCATGCGCCGGCGGTGGCGCCAAAGCTCGTGCGTCTGGCGAAAGCCGGCAAAGTAACGCTGCTGCCGCACATGGGCTCGGCCACCTACGAAGGCCGCGTCGAGATGGGCGAGAAGGTCATCATCAACGTGAAGGCGTTTCTCGATGGCCATAAGCCGCCGGATCGGGTGTTGCCGAGCGCGCTGTGA
- a CDS encoding SH3 domain-containing protein translates to MAAAFLVTSLVTSASAQQVGSVTGLPLPRYVSLKSDRVNLREGPSKEHRTVWLFQRAGLPVEITAEFDTWRKIRDSEGSEGWVLHSLLSGRRTAIISPWKKGAEMPLFARAADNADTVANLQTGVIANVKRCDRGWCRIYGVGYDGYMQQKLLWGVYPDEKVE, encoded by the coding sequence ATGGCGGCCGCGTTTCTCGTCACCAGTCTGGTCACCAGCGCCAGCGCCCAACAGGTCGGCTCCGTCACCGGGCTGCCGCTGCCACGCTATGTCAGCCTGAAATCCGATCGCGTCAATTTGCGCGAGGGCCCGTCGAAGGAACACCGCACGGTCTGGCTGTTCCAGCGCGCCGGCCTGCCTGTCGAAATCACCGCCGAGTTCGACACCTGGCGGAAAATCCGCGACTCGGAGGGCTCGGAAGGCTGGGTGCTGCACTCGCTGCTGTCGGGACGGCGCACGGCCATCATCTCGCCGTGGAAAAAGGGCGCCGAAATGCCGCTCTTTGCCCGGGCAGCCGACAACGCCGACACGGTGGCCAATCTGCAGACGGGCGTCATCGCCAATGTGAAACGGTGCGATCGCGGCTGGTGCCGCATCTACGGCGTCGGATACGACGGCTACATGCAGCAGAAGCTGCTGTGGGGCGTTTATCCGGACGAGAAGGTCGAATAA
- the fabA gene encoding 3-hydroxyacyl-[acyl-carrier-protein] dehydratase FabA: protein MGERRSSFEYEDLLACGRGELFGPGNAQLPLPPMLMFDRIAEIAETGGANGKGLIRAEFAIKPDLWFFGCHFKGDPVMPGCLGLDALWQLVGFYLGWLGAPGRGRALGVGEVKFSDQVLPSVKKVVYGIDFKRVFRGKLVLGIADGWLEADGRKIYEASDLRVGLFQSNAAPAT from the coding sequence ATGGGCGAACGCCGCTCCAGTTTTGAATATGAGGACCTTCTGGCCTGCGGGCGCGGCGAACTGTTCGGCCCCGGCAATGCGCAATTGCCGCTGCCGCCGATGCTCATGTTCGATCGAATCGCTGAGATCGCTGAAACCGGCGGCGCCAATGGCAAGGGCCTGATTCGCGCCGAATTCGCCATCAAGCCCGATCTGTGGTTTTTTGGCTGTCATTTCAAAGGTGATCCGGTGATGCCGGGATGCCTTGGCCTTGATGCCCTGTGGCAGCTAGTCGGCTTTTACCTCGGCTGGCTGGGTGCGCCGGGCCGCGGCCGGGCGCTGGGGGTCGGCGAAGTGAAATTCTCCGACCAGGTTCTGCCGAGCGTCAAAAAAGTCGTCTATGGCATCGACTTCAAGCGCGTCTTCCGCGGCAAGCTGGTGCTCGGCATCGCCGACGGCTGGCTCGAAGCCGATGGCCGCAAGATCTACGAAGCCAGCGATTTGCGCGTCGGGCTGTTTCAGTCCAACGCCGCACCCGCGACTTAG
- the fabB gene encoding beta-ketoacyl-ACP synthase I encodes MRRVVVTGMGIVSSIGNNTQEVLTSLREARPGIVRADKYAELGFRCQVHGAPTLKPEEVVDRRAMRFHATGSAWNHVAMDQAIADSGLEEKDITNERTGIIMGSGGPSARTIVEAADTTRTKGPKRVGPFAVPKAMSSTASATLATWFKIKGVNYSISSACATSAHCIGNAAEMIQYGKQDVMFAGGCEELDWSLSVLFDAMGAMSSGFNDRPAEASRAYDKDRDGFVIAGGAGVLVLEEYEHAKARGAKIYCELVGYGLSSDGYDMVAPSGEGAERCMRMALSTVKTPVHYINPHATSTPIGDLKEIEALRNVFGSGDKCPPISATKSLSGHSLGAAGVQEAIYSILMMQNGFIAESANIKEIDPAFADMPIVRTRQDNVQLGTVLSNSFGFGGTNAALVFKHIDA; translated from the coding sequence ATGAGACGGGTAGTGGTCACCGGGATGGGTATCGTTTCCTCCATTGGAAACAATACACAAGAGGTGCTGACGTCGCTGCGCGAAGCGCGGCCGGGGATCGTTCGCGCCGATAAATATGCCGAGCTCGGCTTTCGCTGCCAGGTTCATGGCGCGCCGACCTTGAAGCCTGAAGAGGTCGTCGATCGACGCGCCATGCGTTTCCACGCGACCGGAAGCGCCTGGAACCATGTGGCCATGGATCAGGCGATCGCCGATTCCGGCCTCGAAGAAAAAGACATCACCAACGAGCGCACCGGCATCATCATGGGGTCCGGCGGCCCGTCCGCCCGCACCATCGTAGAGGCGGCCGATACCACCCGCACCAAGGGGCCAAAGCGCGTCGGTCCGTTCGCCGTGCCCAAGGCCATGTCTTCGACCGCGTCGGCGACGCTCGCCACCTGGTTCAAGATCAAGGGCGTCAACTATTCGATCTCGTCGGCCTGCGCCACGTCGGCCCATTGCATCGGCAATGCCGCCGAAATGATCCAATATGGCAAGCAGGACGTGATGTTTGCCGGCGGCTGCGAAGAGCTGGACTGGAGCCTGTCCGTTCTGTTCGACGCCATGGGCGCCATGTCGTCTGGCTTCAACGATCGCCCGGCGGAAGCCTCGCGCGCCTATGACAAGGACCGCGACGGCTTCGTCATCGCTGGCGGTGCTGGCGTTCTGGTGCTCGAAGAATACGAACACGCCAAGGCGCGCGGCGCGAAGATCTATTGCGAGCTCGTCGGCTACGGCCTCAGCTCCGACGGCTACGACATGGTCGCGCCGTCAGGCGAAGGCGCCGAGCGCTGCATGCGCATGGCGCTATCGACCGTGAAAACGCCAGTCCACTATATCAACCCGCACGCGACCTCGACGCCGATCGGCGATCTCAAGGAAATCGAGGCCTTGCGCAATGTCTTTGGTTCGGGCGATAAATGCCCGCCGATTTCCGCGACGAAATCGCTCTCGGGCCATTCGCTTGGCGCGGCCGGCGTACAGGAAGCGATCTATTCGATTCTGATGATGCAGAACGGTTTCATCGCCGAAAGCGCCAATATCAAAGAAATCGACCCGGCCTTCGCCGACATGCCCATCGTCCGCACGCGCCAAGACAATGTGCAACTCGGCACGGTCTTGTCGAACTCGTTCGGATTTGGCGGCACCAATGCCGCTCTTGTTTTCAAACACATTGACGCCTGA
- the fabI gene encoding enoyl-ACP reductase FabI, translating into MQGKRGLIMGVANDHSIAWGIARMLAAQGAELAFTYQGESLGRRVTPLAQSVGATIIEPCDVEDIASVDALFEKLKAKWGVLDFVVHAIGFSDKNELKGRYIDATTRENFSRTMVISCFSFTEIAQRAAPLMTNGGSLLTLTFEGATRVMPNYNVMGIAKAGLEASVRYLASDLGRQGIRVNAISAGPMRTLAGSGISEARSMFNYQTVHSPLRRSLSLDDVGGAGLYLLSSLSSGVTGEIHFVDAGYNIISMPRPEDLRGDDSQDQAAE; encoded by the coding sequence ATGCAGGGCAAACGTGGTCTTATCATGGGTGTCGCCAACGACCACTCCATCGCCTGGGGCATTGCGCGCATGCTTGCCGCCCAGGGCGCTGAACTGGCGTTCACCTATCAAGGCGAATCGCTCGGCCGCCGCGTCACGCCGTTGGCGCAGAGCGTTGGCGCGACCATCATCGAGCCTTGCGACGTCGAGGATATCGCCTCGGTCGACGCGCTGTTCGAAAAGCTCAAGGCCAAATGGGGCGTGCTCGACTTCGTCGTTCATGCCATCGGCTTCTCCGACAAGAACGAGTTGAAGGGCCGCTATATCGACGCCACGACGCGCGAGAATTTCTCGCGCACCATGGTCATCTCCTGCTTCTCCTTCACCGAGATCGCCCAGCGCGCGGCGCCGCTCATGACCAATGGCGGCTCGCTGCTGACCTTGACCTTCGAAGGCGCGACGCGCGTGATGCCCAACTACAATGTCATGGGCATCGCCAAGGCCGGCCTCGAAGCCAGCGTGCGTTATCTGGCGTCCGACCTCGGCCGGCAGGGCATTCGCGTCAACGCTATCTCCGCCGGCCCGATGCGCACGCTCGCGGGCTCGGGCATCAGCGAAGCGCGGTCGATGTTCAACTATCAGACCGTCCATTCGCCGCTGCGCCGCAGCCTGTCGCTCGATGATGTCGGCGGCGCCGGGCTCTATCTGCTCTCGTCGCTGTCGAGCGGCGTCACCGGCGAAATTCATTTCGTCGATGCCGGCTACAACATTATCTCGATGCCCCGCCCGGAAGATCTGCGCGGCGACGACAGCCAGGATCAGGCGGCGGAATAA
- a CDS encoding LysR family transcriptional regulator — MLHSRVLRYIDEVARCGSIRAAGERLNVASSAINKHVLLLEEAMGEPLFERLPRGLRPTPAGDVLIAHVRRTMKEYSQVEAEIRDLKALQTGEVIIATMNGLAGGIVPKAAAHFCARHPRIKISIRVMFSRDIVQAVMDGEADLGLAFNLPASPQLETLWRMDTRLGAVLSPEHPLTGMEAVPLTACQPYPLIFADRSMLIHGIVADAFAEAGLVVEPSFLTNSIEAMKCLATAGDSIAFLSKFDIAEEYRNGVLTYRPIRDRFFRKNVLSLVHREKRGRGLASLMVAEELMSALRATGD; from the coding sequence ATGCTGCACTCGCGCGTGCTGCGCTATATCGACGAGGTCGCGCGCTGTGGCTCGATCCGCGCTGCTGGCGAGCGGCTGAACGTCGCCTCGTCCGCCATCAACAAGCATGTGCTGCTGCTTGAGGAGGCGATGGGTGAGCCGCTGTTCGAGCGCCTGCCGCGCGGCCTGCGGCCGACCCCGGCGGGCGATGTCCTGATCGCCCACGTGCGCCGCACGATGAAGGAATACAGCCAAGTTGAAGCCGAAATTCGCGACCTCAAGGCGCTGCAAACCGGCGAGGTGATCATCGCCACCATGAACGGTCTTGCCGGCGGCATCGTGCCCAAGGCGGCGGCGCATTTTTGCGCCCGCCATCCGCGCATCAAGATTTCGATCCGTGTCATGTTCAGCCGCGACATCGTCCAGGCGGTGATGGATGGCGAGGCCGATCTGGGGCTGGCCTTCAACCTGCCCGCTTCGCCGCAGCTTGAAACGCTCTGGCGGATGGATACGCGGCTTGGCGCGGTGCTTTCGCCCGAACATCCCCTAACGGGAATGGAGGCTGTGCCGCTCACCGCCTGCCAGCCTTATCCGCTGATCTTCGCCGATCGTTCGATGCTGATCCACGGCATCGTTGCGGATGCCTTCGCGGAGGCCGGGCTCGTCGTTGAGCCGTCATTCCTCACCAATTCGATCGAAGCGATGAAATGCCTCGCCACCGCAGGCGATAGCATCGCTTTCCTCTCGAAGTTCGACATCGCCGAAGAATATCGCAATGGCGTTCTGACTTATCGGCCGATCCGCGACCGCTTCTTCCGCAAGAACGTCCTCTCGCTCGTCCACCGCGAAAAGCGCGGTCGCGGCTTGGCGAGCCTGATGGTCGCCGAAGAACTCATGAGCGCCTTGCGCGCCACCGGAGACTAG
- a CDS encoding amidohydrolase family protein, giving the protein MNQHVSIQHNQVSAQYDKVRAIFEILNGRKEADLLLKNLNILDVHGESVYRGSILVYDKRIVALNPDESITKVKEVFDGKGLYAIPGLIDAHLHFESQLAHPTALAAAMVPCGTTTIYAECLDLISAAGEEGVEAARNLFRDYDKLPYRLYAFAPGKKTSAAVAEAMLEMEPVIGLGEFEHFTYSSGDEDDFHKAAAVRAKSGFMNGHWGVTALSDMLLNYLPAIGVSNNHDVWNADDIEKSVRYGFPTHIKFGVGSSEVIKVLLRAIVDRKWPTDNFMLCTDNISVERLQRMGHMDWIISLCAEMGINPIHAIKMATLNTAKSFHMEDRVGSLTPGRFADIVLTDSLSKINPLYVFKDGELVAQDRKLIKNADIDYSAMCKTGVRGLDDLKAEQLEIVPLEISEDGKRAKVILFDVYGRGHAKFFQEIWVPLQDGKVIAEYEGIKLSRLSVVQRYANGKRHVVNGLFKGVYVERGAVATYWPAPKPYFVVVGQDSAEMRHCLGEVDGYAGACIVTDNKAPKAVMPLEIYGVMANMNVDELTASAAAIDTALETLGNRNEGEPVVNKLLSLFISLHRFRFMD; this is encoded by the coding sequence ATGAACCAGCATGTCTCGATCCAACATAATCAGGTCTCGGCCCAATACGACAAAGTACGGGCGATTTTCGAGATCCTGAACGGCCGGAAGGAAGCCGATCTGCTCTTGAAGAATCTGAACATCCTCGATGTTCACGGCGAGAGCGTCTATCGCGGCTCCATCCTTGTCTATGACAAGCGCATCGTGGCGCTGAACCCCGATGAATCCATCACCAAGGTGAAAGAGGTCTTCGACGGCAAGGGGCTCTATGCGATCCCCGGCCTCATCGACGCGCATCTACATTTCGAATCCCAGCTCGCCCATCCAACGGCGCTGGCCGCCGCCATGGTGCCCTGCGGCACGACCACGATCTATGCCGAATGTCTCGATCTCATCAGCGCGGCGGGCGAAGAAGGTGTCGAAGCGGCGAGAAACCTCTTCCGCGATTACGACAAACTGCCCTACCGGCTCTATGCCTTCGCGCCGGGCAAGAAGACGAGCGCCGCCGTGGCCGAAGCCATGCTCGAAATGGAGCCGGTGATCGGCCTCGGCGAATTCGAGCACTTCACCTACAGTTCCGGCGATGAGGATGACTTTCACAAGGCGGCGGCCGTGCGTGCAAAAAGCGGCTTCATGAACGGTCACTGGGGCGTGACCGCCCTTTCCGACATGCTCCTCAACTATCTGCCGGCGATCGGCGTCTCCAACAATCATGATGTCTGGAACGCCGATGATATCGAAAAAAGCGTCCGCTACGGCTTTCCAACGCATATCAAGTTCGGCGTCGGCAGCAGCGAGGTGATCAAAGTGCTGCTGCGCGCCATCGTCGACCGCAAATGGCCGACCGACAATTTCATGCTGTGCACCGACAATATCTCGGTCGAGCGCTTGCAGCGCATGGGCCACATGGACTGGATCATCTCACTGTGCGCGGAGATGGGCATCAATCCGATCCATGCAATCAAGATGGCGACCCTCAACACGGCCAAGTCATTCCACATGGAGGATCGGGTTGGTTCGCTCACCCCCGGCCGCTTCGCCGACATCGTGCTCACCGACAGTCTGTCGAAGATCAACCCGCTTTATGTGTTCAAGGATGGCGAATTGGTCGCGCAAGACCGCAAGCTGATCAAGAACGCGGACATCGATTATTCGGCCATGTGCAAGACCGGCGTTCGCGGCCTTGATGATTTGAAGGCGGAGCAGCTCGAGATCGTGCCGCTTGAAATTTCCGAAGACGGCAAGCGCGCCAAGGTCATCCTGTTCGATGTCTATGGCCGTGGCCATGCCAAATTCTTCCAGGAAATCTGGGTGCCGTTGCAGGACGGCAAAGTCATCGCTGAATACGAAGGCATCAAACTGAGCCGGCTCTCCGTCGTCCAACGCTATGCGAACGGTAAGCGCCATGTGGTCAACGGCCTGTTCAAGGGCGTCTATGTGGAGCGCGGCGCGGTTGCCACCTATTGGCCGGCGCCCAAGCCATATTTCGTCGTGGTGGGCCAGGACAGCGCCGAGATGCGCCATTGTCTTGGCGAAGTCGACGGCTATGCCGGCGCCTGCATCGTCACCGACAACAAGGCGCCGAAGGCGGTGATGCCGCTCGAAATCTATGGCGTGATGGCGAACATGAACGTCGACGAATTGACGGCAAGCGCCGCGGCCATCGATACGGCATTGGAGACATTGGGCAATCGCAACGAGGGCGAGCCGGTGGTCAACAAACTGCTCAGCCTGTTCATTTCCCTGCACCGGTTCCGGTTCATGGATTGA
- a CDS encoding DUF6198 family protein: MEHNPEADAGVVDTGSLTRRWIVYVVGIYVLTIGVALAIRAGIGISPQSSLTRTMTLIYTPLSQGTYNFILELIMLALTYLVLPKDFKLQNFASLIPAFVLAVFLDFNLHLTAAIKPEVYQLKFALLAFADALLAFGLFLMIRANLVLMPIDMFVNTLFKRTGWKWGNIKTCFDCTLLLLSAAIGFAFLRDIPFIREGTVVNAVLVGQYIRLYFFLFKRFGATKTAAAPTQLDPVTK; this comes from the coding sequence ATGGAACACAATCCTGAAGCCGACGCTGGCGTTGTCGATACGGGTAGCCTGACGCGGCGCTGGATCGTTTATGTGGTCGGCATTTATGTGCTGACCATCGGCGTGGCGCTGGCGATCCGCGCCGGCATCGGCATTTCACCGCAAAGCAGCCTGACGCGGACGATGACCCTGATCTATACGCCGCTGAGCCAGGGTACCTATAATTTCATCCTCGAACTGATCATGCTGGCGCTGACTTATCTGGTGCTGCCGAAAGACTTCAAGCTGCAGAACTTCGCGTCGCTGATCCCCGCCTTCGTGCTGGCGGTGTTCCTCGACTTCAATCTGCATCTCACCGCGGCCATCAAGCCGGAGGTCTATCAGCTGAAGTTCGCGCTTCTGGCCTTTGCCGATGCGCTGCTCGCCTTCGGCCTTTTCCTGATGATCCGCGCCAATCTCGTGCTCATGCCAATCGACATGTTCGTCAACACGCTGTTCAAGCGCACGGGCTGGAAATGGGGCAACATCAAAACCTGTTTCGACTGCACGCTTCTGCTGCTCTCAGCCGCGATCGGTTTTGCCTTCCTTCGCGATATCCCCTTCATCCGCGAGGGCACGGTGGTGAATGCCGTCCTGGTCGGCCAGTATATCCGGCTCTACTTCTTCCTCTTCAAGCGGTTCGGGGCCACGAAAACCGCCGCGGCACCAACCCAACTCGATCCCGTCACGAAGTAA